A section of the Paenibacillus odorifer genome encodes:
- a CDS encoding GNAT family N-acetyltransferase gives MTSADTFKNIEELQQRCEQYEGISLKLNWDMLRQPSSAGDTEWLVTYEDELLVGFLGLYGFGSDMEVCGMVRPGYRRRGIFTSLWNRAQNIIKRNKVSTLLLNAPAASSSGTAFLQTLPLQFNHAEYQMKWDGNSMVSSDVSSATGTVVLRPAREEEAHILVELDCGGFDMKTEDAAEQYELHKQEDMQENIMIEMDGRPVGKMRVWTEDNESWIYGFTVDKKLRGLGIGRSALLQTIERERQNYNGVNLEVALDNPNALKLYESCGFVIQNKQDYYRFIG, from the coding sequence TTGACGTCTGCCGACACTTTTAAGAATATTGAGGAATTGCAACAACGCTGTGAGCAATATGAAGGAATCTCATTAAAACTGAATTGGGATATGCTCCGCCAGCCATCAAGCGCAGGTGATACGGAATGGCTTGTGACTTATGAGGACGAATTACTGGTCGGTTTCTTGGGACTCTATGGTTTTGGAAGCGATATGGAGGTCTGTGGCATGGTTCGGCCAGGCTACCGTCGACGCGGAATCTTCACCTCTCTGTGGAACCGAGCACAAAACATAATCAAACGCAATAAAGTCTCTACTCTTCTTCTAAATGCACCCGCCGCTTCTTCATCTGGAACTGCTTTCCTGCAAACCTTGCCTCTACAGTTCAATCACGCTGAATATCAAATGAAATGGGATGGCAATTCCATGGTTTCTTCTGATGTTAGCTCAGCAACAGGGACTGTGGTCTTACGGCCAGCTCGTGAAGAAGAGGCACACATTCTGGTCGAACTGGATTGTGGAGGTTTTGATATGAAGACAGAAGATGCTGCCGAGCAGTATGAGTTGCACAAACAGGAAGATATGCAAGAGAATATTATGATCGAGATGGACGGCAGGCCTGTTGGGAAAATGCGAGTGTGGACTGAAGATAATGAATCCTGGATCTATGGATTTACAGTCGACAAAAAGCTACGTGGGCTTGGCATTGGCCGCAGCGCCCTTCTTCAGACCATCGAACGAGAGCGCCAAAATTATAATGGTGTAAATCTGGAGGTCGCACTGGATAATCCCAATGCACTTAAGCTGTATGAGAGCTGCGGCTTTGTCATTCAGAATAAACAGGATTATTACCGATTTATCGGCTAA
- a CDS encoding GNAT family N-acetyltransferase, whose protein sequence is MQIQNENGRFFVANDGKDLAEITYSLDKETGELVIDHTRVSEELRGQGTGQELVRAVVDKARNENLKIVPVCSYAAHQFEKYPEYKDVLSGNTGGRA, encoded by the coding sequence ATGCAAATTCAAAATGAAAACGGACGTTTTTTTGTTGCTAATGACGGTAAGGACCTTGCCGAAATCACATACAGTTTGGATAAAGAAACCGGGGAATTGGTCATTGACCACACTCGTGTCTCCGAAGAACTGCGCGGGCAAGGTACTGGACAAGAGCTTGTACGTGCTGTTGTGGACAAGGCTCGGAATGAGAATTTAAAAATTGTACCCGTGTGCTCCTATGCTGCGCATCAATTTGAGAAGTACCCGGAGTACAAAGACGTGCTGAGCGGGAATACTGGCGGGAGAGCTTAA
- a CDS encoding ArsR/SmtB family transcription factor, with translation MEYKVEVEFGSIYELLNSLHTYLCKKSYKKIDLGVAWANEIESTLSEELLSRLKETELNNEWKMLNLLIYCCPFKDDVDSVLNWIERLSVGELYETLSKYVKVFPSHMEDYRNRVVFLLSEWNRQYFSQCNPAILSKLQQHADSKNTELNELDTADFVNKTTNGFYFMPTDGLKKLVLIPQYHFQPANIIYCYGELTICHYAAWISMENEEISPFMYRAIRSLSEKSRLKILQALSDGRKTFTEIVKHAGISKGIVHDHIFNLRCAGLLHAYIEGENVTGYSLRLEGIHRMNEQLFEYLK, from the coding sequence GTGGAATACAAGGTTGAGGTTGAATTTGGATCGATTTATGAATTGTTGAACAGCTTACATACTTATCTCTGCAAAAAATCCTATAAGAAGATTGATTTAGGGGTAGCGTGGGCTAATGAAATTGAAAGCACGCTCAGTGAAGAGCTGTTATCCCGTCTGAAAGAAACCGAACTAAACAATGAGTGGAAAATGTTGAATCTGCTCATTTACTGTTGTCCATTTAAGGATGATGTAGACAGTGTGTTGAACTGGATTGAACGGTTATCGGTTGGTGAGTTATATGAGACCTTATCAAAATATGTAAAGGTATTTCCAAGCCATATGGAGGATTACCGTAACCGCGTAGTATTTTTACTTTCCGAGTGGAACCGCCAGTACTTTAGCCAATGCAATCCTGCGATTTTGAGCAAACTGCAGCAGCATGCGGATTCGAAGAACACGGAGCTTAATGAACTGGACACTGCGGATTTCGTGAACAAGACGACCAACGGATTTTACTTCATGCCTACGGATGGGCTTAAGAAGCTCGTACTGATTCCACAGTATCATTTTCAGCCTGCTAATATTATCTATTGCTATGGGGAATTAACGATCTGCCATTATGCGGCGTGGATATCGATGGAGAATGAGGAAATCTCCCCTTTTATGTACAGAGCGATCCGTAGTCTGAGTGAAAAAAGCCGGCTAAAAATCCTCCAAGCCCTTAGTGATGGCCGTAAGACGTTTACCGAAATTGTTAAGCATGCGGGTATCTCGAAGGGGATTGTGCATGATCATATTTTTAATCTTCGTTGTGCAGGTTTGCTTCATGCCTATATTGAAGGAGAGAATGTCACCGGATACAGTCTGCGTCTTGAAGGTATTCATCGGATGAACGAGCAGCTATTCGAGTATTTGAAATAA